From Bacteroidales bacterium, a single genomic window includes:
- a CDS encoding acetyl-CoA C-acetyltransferase: MKEVVITSAVRTPIGNFGGVLSSLSAVELGKIAAAEAITRSGIVPAQVEEVIVGNILSAGLGQNVARQVGIRAGVPETVPAITINQLCGSGLRAVLMAAQIIQLGEADIVLAGGTESMSNAPYLLPKARYGYKMGDGTLVDSMILDGLTDIFDNVHMGMTAENIAERWSISRAEQDEFALLSQHKTEKAQQEGRFAEEIVKVEIAQRKGDPIVVDTDEFPRHGLTLDKLAALKPAFKKDGSVTAGNASGINDGASMLVLMSKEKAQELGLKPLSSIIAGAYVGLDPKIMGYGPVPATRKALKKAGMQISDIQLIEANEAFAAQSLAVVKDLGLNTDIVNVNGGAIALGHPIGASGARVLTTLLYEMKRRDVQKGLATLCIGGGQGIAMIVKREE, from the coding sequence ATGAAAGAAGTAGTAATAACCTCAGCAGTCCGCACCCCCATTGGAAATTTTGGTGGTGTACTTTCCTCTTTAAGCGCCGTTGAATTGGGCAAGATTGCTGCCGCTGAAGCCATCACGCGTTCGGGCATTGTGCCTGCGCAAGTAGAAGAAGTAATAGTTGGAAATATTCTCTCGGCAGGTCTTGGGCAGAATGTAGCGCGCCAGGTTGGTATTCGCGCCGGAGTGCCTGAAACGGTTCCAGCCATAACCATTAATCAGCTTTGTGGTTCAGGGCTGCGCGCTGTGTTGATGGCAGCCCAGATTATTCAGTTGGGCGAAGCCGATATTGTTCTTGCCGGAGGAACCGAAAGCATGTCGAACGCTCCCTACCTGTTGCCCAAGGCAAGGTACGGATATAAAATGGGTGATGGAACCCTGGTTGATAGCATGATCCTTGATGGTCTGACGGATATTTTCGACAACGTACACATGGGAATGACAGCAGAGAATATTGCCGAACGCTGGAGTATTTCCCGTGCCGAACAGGATGAATTTGCACTATTGAGCCAACATAAGACTGAAAAAGCACAGCAAGAGGGGCGCTTCGCAGAAGAAATTGTGAAAGTTGAAATCGCTCAACGCAAAGGCGATCCCATTGTGGTTGATACCGATGAGTTTCCCCGGCATGGTTTGACCCTGGATAAACTCGCTGCGCTAAAACCAGCTTTCAAGAAAGATGGATCGGTGACGGCTGGCAATGCATCAGGAATCAATGACGGAGCAAGTATGTTGGTTCTGATGAGCAAGGAAAAAGCCCAGGAACTTGGACTGAAGCCACTTTCGAGTATTATTGCCGGTGCTTATGTAGGTCTTGATCCTAAAATTATGGGCTATGGCCCGGTACCTGCAACACGCAAGGCGTTGAAAAAAGCAGGGATGCAGATTTCAGACATCCAACTGATTGAAGCAAACGAGGCTTTTGCAGCTCAATCGCTGGCAGTTGTAAAAGATCTTGGCCTGAACACAGATATAGTAAATGTCAATGGCGGCGCCATTGCCCTGGGTCATCCGATTGGTGCTTCAGGCGCACGTGTGCTAACAACTTTGCTTTATGAAATGAAACGCAGGGATGTGCAAAAAGGACTGGCAACGCTGTGTATCGGCGGCGGACAGGGGATTGCTATGATTGTCAAGCGAGAGGAGTAA
- a CDS encoding TolC family protein — protein sequence MKTKFLTMLLLFLSISVMLVGQQKLSLSLEDARSYALEHNKAMINSDYTIDKAELAVREAIANGLPQVNASMDYSNALGAKISIRFNEAMPATEIDIRPQSNLYLNVGQLVFSGNYIVGVQTAKLYRELSQLGYQKTELEVIAQVSDAYNLVLMAGQLNEVLNQNLTNLKSLYEKTAVLEHVGIIEKTDLDQLWVQVNTLQNAVTSSERQLELAYNLLRLQLGATVDTEIVLTETLDGMIAGARFENLMLQQFKVEQNIDFKMLQQQEVISEKMIDMRRSNALPTVSAFYRYTYKLLKPDFDMTPANMVGLQMNIPLFSSGLRHWQTKQAIIDLKTVQNNMALLNDQLEIQEKQLLFNFRNALETYTNQQNNVEVSRRIYQSLKLKYEQGMISGLDLIAADNNYLRAETDYISAKMQVLSSRLQLEKLYGTIQ from the coding sequence ATGAAAACTAAATTCCTAACAATGCTTCTGCTGTTTCTTTCAATCAGCGTCATGCTTGTTGGCCAGCAAAAGTTATCGCTTAGTCTTGAAGATGCCCGCAGCTATGCGCTTGAACACAACAAGGCAATGATCAACTCGGATTACACAATTGACAAGGCAGAACTTGCTGTGCGTGAAGCCATCGCCAACGGACTTCCGCAGGTAAACGCATCCATGGATTATTCGAATGCCCTGGGCGCTAAAATATCCATACGTTTTAACGAAGCCATGCCGGCTACTGAAATTGACATCAGGCCACAGAGCAATTTATACCTGAACGTAGGTCAGTTGGTATTCAGTGGTAATTATATTGTTGGTGTTCAAACCGCGAAACTGTACCGGGAACTGAGCCAACTGGGCTATCAGAAAACCGAGCTCGAAGTTATAGCGCAGGTTTCTGATGCTTACAATCTTGTGCTTATGGCTGGTCAGCTCAACGAAGTGCTAAATCAAAACTTAACGAACCTTAAAAGTCTTTACGAAAAAACCGCTGTCCTTGAACATGTTGGCATCATCGAAAAAACTGATCTCGACCAGCTTTGGGTTCAGGTTAATACCCTTCAGAATGCAGTAACATCATCGGAACGCCAGCTTGAACTTGCATATAACTTATTACGGCTTCAACTCGGCGCTACGGTTGATACTGAAATAGTGCTGACCGAAACCCTTGACGGAATGATTGCCGGTGCCAGGTTCGAAAACCTGATGCTTCAGCAGTTTAAAGTAGAGCAAAACATTGACTTCAAAATGTTGCAACAGCAGGAAGTCATCAGTGAGAAAATGATTGATATGCGAAGGTCCAATGCGCTGCCTACTGTGTCAGCATTTTATCGTTACACCTATAAATTGCTTAAGCCCGATTTTGATATGACGCCTGCCAACATGGTTGGCTTGCAAATGAATATTCCTTTGTTTTCGAGCGGTTTGAGGCATTGGCAAACCAAACAGGCAATCATTGATCTTAAAACGGTTCAGAATAATATGGCGTTATTAAATGATCAGTTAGAGATCCAGGAGAAACAATTGCTCTTCAACTTTCGCAATGCACTTGAAACTTACACGAATCAGCAAAATAATGTTGAGGTTTCACGAAGGATTTACCAAAGCCTGAAGCTAAAATATGAACAGGGCATGATTTCGGGCCTCGACCTGATTGCTGCCGATAATAACTATTTAAGAGCCGAAACGGATTATATTTCAGCAAAGATGCAGGTTCTCAGCTCGCGCCTGCAACTCGAAAAACTTTACGGAACCATTCAATAA
- a CDS encoding glycoside hydrolase family 97 protein, translating to MAILFALLTASCQMKPNTEIKSPSRELVAIISTLENGQAAYTITYKEKTVIKESILGFDLLDQPSISERLKITKATTRSFNETWQLPWGEQRFVENNFNELTVSFQENDSLQRTFNLIFRMYDDGLGFRFEFPDQPNLKEVFITEENTIFNLTGDHKCWWTPGDWDIYEHLNNTTRFSEIDALSKRDHPNLAQTYIPVNAVNTPVTMKTDDGLYLSFHEAALIDYAGITLQIYPETFSMRSNLVGSWRDYKVAQKTPFSTPWRIIQVTEEAGKLIESKLILNLNEPNKLGDVSWIKPTKYVGIWWEMHLGKASWDYGIAPDKSFKPHGRHGATTENTKRYIDFAAQNNIGAVLVEGWNTGWENWIGTADREGIFDFVTPYPDYDLDEVARYAKENGVRMIMHHETSSAVSTYEQQLDTAYALMEHYGFGMVKTGYVGTIIPKGEYHHNQFMVNHYMRVLQTAAKHKVAVNSHEPIMATGLRRTFPNDVSREGLRGQEFNAWATDGGNPPKHLPIVAFTRMLAGPIDYTPGIFNIKLEPYKKDNQVNTTLAQQLALYVVLYSPLQMAADLPENYENHPAFQFIRDVGVDWEQSQVLNGEIGEYVTIAREERETGNWFLGSISNEEARNITIKTDFLKPGIKYTATLYADGPDAHWDSNPDSYAITSFEADNKSEIELKIAPGGGAAISFIIAGEPN from the coding sequence ATGGCTATACTTTTCGCCCTGCTAACAGCAAGTTGCCAGATGAAACCAAATACAGAAATCAAATCTCCCTCCAGAGAGCTGGTGGCCATTATATCCACACTTGAAAACGGGCAGGCAGCATATACAATCACTTATAAAGAAAAAACAGTTATTAAGGAATCTATATTGGGTTTTGATTTGCTCGACCAGCCTTCAATAAGCGAAAGACTTAAGATTACAAAAGCGACAACCCGTTCATTTAATGAAACCTGGCAATTGCCCTGGGGGGAACAACGCTTTGTTGAAAATAATTTCAATGAGCTTACAGTCAGTTTCCAGGAAAATGATAGCCTGCAAAGGACTTTCAATCTAATCTTCAGAATGTATGACGATGGCCTGGGTTTCAGGTTTGAATTCCCGGATCAGCCCAATCTGAAAGAAGTATTTATCACCGAGGAAAATACCATTTTCAATCTCACCGGCGATCATAAATGCTGGTGGACACCAGGAGATTGGGATATCTACGAACACCTAAACAACACGACCCGTTTCAGTGAAATTGATGCACTTAGCAAACGCGATCATCCGAACCTGGCTCAAACCTATATTCCCGTAAATGCGGTGAATACACCCGTTACAATGAAAACAGATGATGGCTTGTATCTGAGCTTTCATGAAGCCGCGTTGATTGATTATGCCGGTATAACGCTTCAAATTTATCCAGAAACCTTTTCGATGCGCTCAAACCTTGTTGGATCGTGGCGCGATTATAAGGTGGCTCAGAAAACACCATTCAGCACGCCCTGGCGTATAATACAGGTAACGGAAGAAGCTGGCAAACTCATTGAGTCGAAGCTGATCCTGAATCTTAACGAACCGAATAAACTCGGTGATGTTTCGTGGATCAAACCTACGAAATATGTTGGCATCTGGTGGGAAATGCATCTCGGGAAAGCAAGCTGGGATTACGGTATTGCCCCGGATAAGAGCTTTAAACCACATGGCCGCCATGGAGCTACCACTGAAAACACCAAACGCTACATTGATTTCGCTGCGCAAAATAATATAGGAGCCGTGCTGGTGGAAGGTTGGAATACCGGTTGGGAAAATTGGATCGGAACCGCCGACCGTGAAGGTATCTTTGATTTTGTAACGCCCTACCCCGATTATGACCTTGATGAAGTAGCGCGCTATGCCAAAGAAAATGGTGTCAGGATGATCATGCATCACGAAACATCTTCAGCTGTAAGCACGTATGAGCAACAATTGGACACAGCTTATGCGCTGATGGAACATTACGGCTTTGGAATGGTAAAAACAGGTTATGTGGGAACCATCATCCCCAAAGGCGAATATCATCATAACCAGTTTATGGTGAACCATTATATGCGGGTGCTTCAAACCGCTGCCAAACATAAAGTAGCTGTAAACAGTCATGAACCGATTATGGCAACCGGCTTAAGGCGAACCTTTCCCAATGATGTTTCACGCGAAGGATTGCGGGGACAGGAATTCAACGCCTGGGCTACTGATGGTGGCAATCCGCCGAAACATCTTCCCATCGTTGCGTTCACACGAATGCTTGCCGGCCCTATTGATTATACACCCGGCATTTTCAACATCAAGCTTGAACCATATAAAAAGGACAACCAGGTTAATACCACGCTGGCCCAGCAACTGGCATTGTATGTAGTGCTATATAGCCCATTGCAGATGGCTGCAGATTTACCGGAAAATTATGAAAACCATCCGGCATTTCAGTTTATCAGGGATGTAGGTGTAGATTGGGAACAATCGCAAGTGCTCAATGGTGAAATTGGCGAATATGTTACAATTGCGCGCGAGGAAAGGGAAACAGGCAATTGGTTCCTGGGCAGCATCAGCAATGAGGAAGCGCGCAACATCACAATAAAAACTGACTTTCTGAAACCGGGGATAAAATATACCGCCACACTTTATGCTGATGGCCCGGATGCTCATTGGGATTCGAATCCTGACAGCTATGCAATAACTTCATTCGAGGCAGATAATAAATCAGAAATCGAATTAAAAATTGCACCCGGAGGTGGGGCAGCCATCAGTTTTATTATTGCCGGTGAACCCAATTAG
- a CDS encoding efflux RND transporter permease subunit, translated as MSIYKNAVNKPITTLMVFAAVVVMGIYAFTRIPVDLYPELDPPYISVMTTYAGANAADIEINVTKRLEDAFNTVDKVKEVVSISSDNLSVITLEFSWEANLDEATNEIRDVIDRIYQYMPDGVDRPAIFKFNTNMMPIVFFAVTAKESYPGLDKILDEKIINPLNRVDGVGSVGMIGAPRRVVYVEVDPRRLDAYHLTIEQIGNLIAAENLNMPSGNIKMGQMDYQLRIQGEFNESYELNNLVVGNYNGNLVYLRDVAMVNDTLKDRTIDEKISGETGLRMFVMKQSGANTIQVARDIRENLEELKKDLPPDIRINLIMDTSDFIKGSISNLSRTLMFAFLFVVLVVLFFLGRWRATFIIVLTIPISLIVAFVYLFITGNSVNVISLTSLSIAIGMVVDDAIVVLENITRHIERGSSPREAAIYATNEVWLSVIITTLVVVAVFFPLTLVGGMTGVLFKQLGWIVTITVTTSTLAAITLTPMLSSRLLRQHKKKLHLPRLSYERTIEAFLTNVDDFYVKILRWALYHKIFVIIFTFLIFISSLFLFRFVGTDFMPETDESRIMASIELQTGTRVEETMKIARSIEKIVQEQYPEVLVMAASSGSDDEGSMFSLFSTAGSNIINLMMRLRHVEERDRSVWEIADGLREQIAQFPEVVTFSVNTAGAGMGSTTNTVDVEIYGYDFNATNTIAEEIRDRVMKVEGATDVTISRKKDKPELQILLDREKLSSNGLNTAMVSGMIRNRISGMLASRFKEQGDEYDIRIRLSEEFRSSISDLENLTIRNPMGKMIKLKEIGSVEEYWGPPAIQHKRKERIVTVSAKPNNTSLGELAKEITAVIKDVEMPQDVMIAVGGAYQEQQESFMDLALLMLISLILVFIVMASQFESFTMPFVIMFSIPFAFTGVIFALLITGTTLSVVAALGAVLLIGIVVKNGIVLVDFTNLMRDRGMKLYEAIIASGKSRLRPVLMTALTTMLGMLPLALSTGEGSEIWSPMGITVIGGLVFSTLITMVLIPVMYAVLSRSGERDKTRKLRKKFQFLE; from the coding sequence ATGAGTATCTACAAAAATGCTGTTAACAAGCCGATAACCACTCTGATGGTATTTGCGGCTGTTGTTGTGATGGGAATTTATGCCTTCACAAGAATCCCGGTTGACTTGTATCCCGAGCTTGATCCGCCGTATATATCGGTAATGACTACCTACGCCGGAGCCAATGCGGCTGACATAGAAATAAATGTTACCAAACGGCTCGAAGATGCTTTCAATACGGTTGATAAGGTAAAGGAAGTAGTTTCAATCTCGAGCGACAATCTCTCCGTAATCACGCTGGAATTTTCGTGGGAAGCCAACCTCGATGAGGCTACCAACGAGATTCGCGATGTAATTGACCGCATTTACCAATATATGCCCGATGGTGTTGACAGACCTGCAATTTTTAAATTCAACACCAATATGATGCCTATCGTATTCTTTGCTGTAACAGCAAAAGAAAGTTACCCGGGCCTGGATAAGATACTGGATGAAAAGATCATCAATCCCCTGAACCGTGTTGACGGCGTGGGCTCGGTGGGCATGATTGGTGCCCCAAGGCGGGTGGTTTATGTAGAGGTTGATCCCCGAAGGTTGGATGCTTACCACCTTACCATAGAGCAAATCGGAAATTTGATTGCAGCTGAGAACCTGAATATGCCTTCCGGAAATATCAAGATGGGGCAAATGGATTACCAGTTACGCATACAGGGAGAGTTTAACGAGAGCTATGAACTGAATAACCTGGTGGTTGGAAACTACAATGGCAACCTCGTTTACCTGCGCGATGTTGCAATGGTAAACGATACCCTCAAGGATCGGACAATTGATGAGAAAATAAGCGGTGAAACAGGTCTTCGCATGTTTGTGATGAAGCAGTCAGGTGCGAACACAATACAGGTGGCCAGGGATATACGTGAAAATCTTGAAGAACTTAAAAAAGATCTGCCTCCTGATATCAGGATCAATCTGATCATGGATACTTCAGATTTTATCAAAGGATCAATCAGTAATCTTTCTCGCACCCTGATGTTCGCTTTCCTCTTCGTGGTGCTCGTTGTGCTTTTCTTCCTCGGGCGCTGGCGTGCAACATTTATCATTGTACTTACCATTCCTATATCGCTGATCGTGGCATTCGTTTATTTATTTATTACCGGCAATTCCGTGAATGTTATTTCACTTACTTCCCTGTCTATTGCAATAGGTATGGTAGTGGACGATGCCATTGTCGTACTTGAGAACATAACCCGGCATATCGAACGTGGCAGCAGTCCCCGCGAAGCTGCCATTTATGCCACCAACGAAGTTTGGCTCTCGGTAATTATTACTACGCTGGTAGTCGTTGCCGTTTTCTTCCCGCTTACGCTGGTTGGCGGAATGACCGGTGTATTGTTCAAACAACTTGGATGGATTGTAACAATTACCGTGACAACTTCAACACTTGCGGCCATCACGCTCACACCAATGCTATCATCGCGATTACTGAGGCAGCATAAGAAAAAATTACATTTGCCCCGTCTCAGCTATGAGCGCACCATTGAAGCATTTCTTACGAATGTAGATGACTTTTACGTGAAAATACTCAGATGGGCATTGTATCATAAAATATTCGTGATCATTTTTACCTTTCTTATCTTTATCAGTTCCTTGTTTTTATTCAGGTTTGTGGGAACCGATTTTATGCCCGAAACCGATGAGTCGCGTATTATGGCTTCCATTGAGTTGCAAACCGGGACCAGGGTTGAGGAAACCATGAAGATAGCTCGGAGCATTGAAAAGATTGTGCAGGAGCAGTATCCTGAAGTACTCGTGATGGCCGCTTCATCCGGTTCTGACGATGAAGGTAGCATGTTTTCTTTATTTTCAACCGCCGGTTCAAACATCATTAACCTGATGATGAGACTCAGGCATGTAGAAGAAAGAGACCGCAGTGTGTGGGAAATCGCTGATGGTCTCAGGGAACAGATCGCCCAATTTCCAGAAGTTGTAACTTTTAGTGTGAACACTGCCGGCGCCGGAATGGGATCAACCACGAACACCGTGGATGTTGAAATTTATGGTTACGATTTCAATGCCACCAATACCATTGCCGAAGAGATTCGAGACAGGGTAATGAAGGTAGAAGGTGCAACGGATGTTACAATTAGCCGAAAGAAAGACAAACCGGAATTACAGATACTGCTCGACAGAGAAAAACTTTCATCGAACGGCTTGAATACAGCCATGGTTTCCGGTATGATCCGAAACAGGATCAGCGGGATGCTTGCTTCGCGTTTTAAGGAACAAGGTGATGAATACGATATCCGGATAAGGCTTTCAGAGGAATTCCGCAGCTCAATTTCCGATCTTGAAAATCTTACGATCCGGAATCCAATGGGCAAAATGATCAAGCTAAAGGAGATTGGAAGCGTAGAAGAGTATTGGGGCCCTCCGGCCATTCAGCATAAGAGGAAAGAGCGTATTGTAACCGTTTCAGCCAAACCGAACAATACCTCATTAGGTGAACTGGCAAAAGAAATTACTGCTGTAATTAAGGATGTTGAAATGCCACAGGATGTGATGATTGCAGTGGGTGGCGCTTACCAGGAGCAGCAGGAATCTTTTATGGATTTGGCGCTGTTGATGCTCATCAGTCTGATCCTGGTTTTTATTGTTATGGCCTCGCAGTTTGAGTCGTTTACAATGCCCTTCGTGATCATGTTCTCTATTCCTTTTGCGTTCACAGGAGTAATTTTTGCCTTGTTGATCACAGGAACAACGCTTAGTGTAGTTGCTGCTCTCGGGGCAGTGTTGCTGATAGGAATCGTTGTTAAAAACGGGATTGTGTTAGTTGACTTTACCAACCTGATGCGCGACCGTGGAATGAAACTGTATGAAGCAATTATAGCTTCAGGGAAATCGCGCTTACGCCCTGTGTTGATGACAGCGCTAACAACCATGCTGGGAATGTTGCCGCTTGCGCTCAGTACCGGTGAAGGTTCGGAAATATGGAGCCCTATGGGCATTACAGTCATTGGCGGACTTGTATTCTCTACTTTAATTACAATGGTGCTGATACCGGTTATGTACGCAGTATTGTCGCGTTCCGGGGAAAGGGACAAGACCAGAAAACTTCGCAAAAAATTCCAGTTCCTCGAATAA
- a CDS encoding efflux RND transporter periplasmic adaptor subunit: protein MKRVFFIAITAIAIMAFSCTPAKQEQSTAETTEKSEPVRTITLDYQTISRTVDYTATLQAYEEIHLAPSTPGRIENIYVEVGTRVAKGDALVQMDRTQLHQAEVQLATLEADFKRFDTLQKVGSIPQQQYDQLQAQVDIARNNIAFLRDNTRLIAPFSGVISGKYYEPGEMFSGAPNPMVGKAAIVSLLQIDRLKAIVSVSERFFPLLKAGLEIKVMTDIYPDKDFKGRVFRIHPTIDPASRTFNVEVAIDNYESLLRPGMYCRVSLDLDQFQAMVVPAIAVLKMQGSNDRYMFIEEGGKAKRVAVTIGKRYDDQVEVISDVLKQGDQIVVSGQARLLDGMKVEVVKPE, encoded by the coding sequence ATGAAAAGAGTATTTTTTATTGCGATCACTGCAATTGCAATAATGGCGTTTTCCTGCACTCCCGCCAAACAGGAACAGTCAACTGCCGAAACCACTGAAAAATCAGAGCCTGTAAGAACCATCACCCTCGATTATCAAACCATTTCCAGAACTGTTGATTACACCGCCACACTGCAAGCTTACGAAGAGATACATTTGGCTCCGAGTACTCCAGGCAGGATTGAAAATATTTATGTTGAAGTTGGCACCCGCGTTGCAAAAGGCGATGCACTTGTTCAAATGGATAGGACCCAATTGCACCAGGCCGAAGTGCAGTTAGCAACACTGGAGGCAGATTTTAAACGCTTCGACACCTTGCAGAAAGTGGGCAGTATTCCGCAGCAGCAATACGATCAGCTGCAAGCTCAGGTTGATATTGCACGAAATAATATTGCCTTCCTGCGCGACAATACCCGCCTTATTGCTCCATTCAGTGGAGTAATCTCCGGTAAATATTATGAACCTGGTGAGATGTTCTCAGGAGCTCCCAACCCAATGGTAGGTAAAGCTGCTATTGTTTCGCTTTTGCAGATTGACCGGCTTAAAGCCATTGTCTCAGTTTCTGAACGCTTTTTTCCGTTGCTGAAAGCAGGCCTGGAGATCAAAGTAATGACGGATATTTATCCTGATAAGGATTTCAAAGGGCGTGTCTTCCGTATTCATCCGACCATTGATCCGGCCAGCCGTACATTCAATGTTGAAGTTGCAATTGATAATTATGAAAGTTTGCTCCGACCAGGCATGTATTGCCGTGTGAGCCTTGATCTTGATCAGTTTCAGGCGATGGTGGTGCCTGCGATTGCAGTGCTGAAAATGCAAGGTTCAAACGACCGATACATGTTTATTGAAGAAGGCGGGAAAGCTAAGCGTGTTGCTGTTACTATCGGAAAAAGATATGATGACCAGGTAGAAGTAATCAGCGATGTACTTAAACAGGGCGATCAAATAGTTGTGAGCGGCCAGGCCCGCCTGCTTGATGGTATGAAGGTGGAAGTAGTTAAACCAGAGTAA
- a CDS encoding YceI family protein, which produces MKRNHLLAAILLSGIFILVSFSAQAQKYMTRNGHISFFSEAPLENIEAHNRQVNTAFDAGTGELVFRILMKSFEFEKALMEEHFNENYVESHKFPNATFTGKVSNLTEIDLSKSGVYNAIVEGDLTIHGVTKQVKENGTFEVKGDDLTGNCVFNIRLSDYNVTIPKAVASNIAENIEIRVDVAMRKL; this is translated from the coding sequence ATGAAACGCAACCACTTATTGGCAGCTATTCTGCTTTCAGGCATTTTTATTTTAGTATCTTTTAGCGCTCAGGCACAAAAATATATGACCCGCAACGGGCATATTTCCTTTTTCTCAGAAGCACCTCTCGAAAACATTGAAGCACACAACCGCCAGGTTAATACGGCCTTTGATGCCGGAACCGGTGAGCTCGTATTTAGGATTCTGATGAAATCATTTGAATTTGAAAAAGCCCTGATGGAGGAACATTTCAATGAAAATTATGTGGAATCACATAAATTCCCCAATGCAACCTTCACAGGCAAGGTTTCGAACCTCACGGAAATTGACCTCTCAAAAAGCGGGGTTTATAATGCAATTGTCGAAGGAGATCTTACGATCCATGGGGTCACAAAACAAGTTAAGGAAAACGGCACATTTGAGGTTAAGGGTGACGACCTGACCGGCAATTGTGTTTTCAACATCCGCCTCAGCGATTATAATGTAACCATACCTAAAGCGGTTGCAAGCAATATCGCCGAAAACATCGAAATCAGGGTGGATGTGGCCATGAGGAAACTCTAA
- a CDS encoding TetR/AcrR family transcriptional regulator, whose product METKNKILGKASEMFVSLGVRNVTMDTLAGELGISKRTIYELFNDKDALVIECIRHIIVENNKGFLKIIESSENVVEAMFQIIRIQKENRQSYPKVFTEDIKRYYPLVQASFYSSKHDLEKFSATFTLLEKGRAQGIFRTDLRTDLVDNFIHEIISIVHTSDRIRLLNPSDTDLISNIMLPYFRGICTPKGLELMIKYFEEINN is encoded by the coding sequence ATGGAAACCAAAAACAAGATACTTGGAAAAGCCAGTGAGATGTTCGTCTCGCTTGGTGTTCGAAATGTTACTATGGACACACTTGCGGGAGAACTTGGCATTTCAAAACGTACCATTTACGAGCTCTTCAATGATAAGGATGCACTGGTAATTGAATGTATCCGTCACATTATTGTCGAAAACAACAAAGGCTTTTTAAAAATTATTGAAAGTTCGGAAAATGTTGTGGAGGCCATGTTTCAGATCATACGCATTCAGAAAGAGAATCGCCAGAGTTATCCGAAGGTTTTTACTGAGGATATCAAACGATATTACCCACTGGTTCAAGCCTCATTTTATTCATCCAAACACGATCTTGAAAAATTTTCCGCAACCTTTACTTTGCTTGAAAAGGGTCGTGCGCAGGGCATATTCCGAACCGATCTGAGAACCGATCTTGTTGACAACTTCATTCATGAGATCATTTCCATAGTGCATACCAGTGATCGCATTCGCTTGCTCAATCCATCTGACACTGATTTGATAAGCAATATTATGTTACCCTATTTCAGGGGTATCTGTACGCCTAAAGGGCTTGAATTAATGATTAAGTATTTTGAAGAAATTAATAATTAG